The genomic region GAATGCTTTCAGCAAGGCTTTCATATAAATTGTAAGGGCTTTGCAATCACCGTACTTATTCTGAACCACATATGATGCGGGATAAGGCACCAGGCCGCCGACACCGATATCCACATTGACATAATGCGTGTTGTCCTGCATGTAATGATAGAGGTAGCTAATTATCTGATCCGGCTCCTTTATATCGCCCATCTGCACTTTAAGCCTGGCAACCTCTTCCGGAGGCAACACATCAAGACCCTTTATAAGCCGGCATTGCCATTTTCCGAAAGAATCCCAGCTATCCATAGATCCATCGGTAACATAACGGAAATTAACCGGTATGATTCTTACAACCGGTAAAAATGTAAAGGGATGAGGGCTGTACATTTCATCGCGGTAATGACCGTCATAGGAAGCATTCCAGCTTCGGGTGATCATGCCGTTTGCTGATGAGATTGAAGGAGGGTCAATGTCGTTCTGCAGTATGCTCAGCTTATAATCTTCAGGGACTGATACATTCAAAACTGCTGTATGTGTGGGAACTTCAAGACCCAGTACAGGGCACCAGCTCCGTATTGAATAAAACTCCCTGAACGATTTCTGGTAGGTGTAGCATATCCGGTAAGGATATTCATTGTGTTTCAGAACAAATTTCAAATCATAATCATCGGTATAAAACATCGATGAATAATAATTTGATTCTGTTATCTCCTTGTTTTTCAGATACCGGATTACATTACCATTCGCGTCCTCAATCCACGCAGTCAGATTGGTCACCGGGTTGCTTTTGCCCGAGTTCAGTGTGATTTCACAGTATTTTTCACCGCTCCGGTTATTGATTTGAATGATGATGCTGTCGGTTTGCGACAGCCTGTTATTCGACACCTGTGACCTTGAAACAAATTTTAGAACCTCACAATTGGGATCATCCGCATGGACAAGATGGAATGGAAACAATGCCAAAATTGAGACCAACAGCAGATCATATGCTCGTAAGCACTGGAACAAAAGGATTTTGTAATGGGGTTATATTCAAATATACTGAATTCGGGCCTGATTGGTTTCAGTATATATCAACTTTCATGTTGCAGATAAATAAAAAGCAGACAGGACTTTTTGAAATCCTCCCGGATTATGTTTCCATGGTGTGTGACCGCAATGTGGAATTACTGATGTTGTTGCATACGGAAAGCGGTGCAGGACATAATGTTTGCTGTTGCCATAGGCATCCGATTCACCGAATGTAATGATTACGGGGCACGAAAGGTTAATCCGGTCAGGCAGTGGTTTTGCCTTGCGTATTTCTTTCCTTGTATTAAAACCGGAAACCGGGGTAATCTTTTTTAATTTTTCCTCATCAGGTGGTTCCACATTATAACCCTTATGATAGTTGATGATGATCTGCCTGAACAGCCTGCTGTAAGCCGATTTATTTCCCATATAACCAAGAACCGTGTTAACAGCCATTCCGAGCCATTCCCAAAGTGTCGACCGGTTGTAATTGTACCTGAAAATCTCTTTTTCGGTTTCTTCCCATTGGCTTCCTGTACCGGATGCCGGACTACATAAAAATAAGCTCAGCAATTTTTCAGGATATCGCGATGCATAAAGCTGCGCATATAAACCGCCCCATGAATGACCGAACAGGTGAAACTTTGCCATTCTGAAATAATCTGCCAGATGATTTATATCTGCGATATAGTCTTCCATTCTATAGCCAATTTCCTTTAGATCGGTACCTATTCCCCTTTGTTCAAAATTGATAACCTGGAAATGCCGGCTCAGCCACCCGGCCAGTTCTGTCATTTCATCAGGAACGCCCGGTCCTCCGTGTAAAAGGATAATATTTTCCTTTCCCGGATTTGGATAACGGGTTACCTTAAGGGTTACCCCGTGGGCCGGAACAGAAAGTATCTCGGGAGGAGTATTCATTCGAAATCGTCGTATAACAGGTATTTTTTACGCATTTTCTTGAAGGCAGCAATATCTTTTTCCCAGCTTTGCCT from Bacteroidales bacterium harbors:
- a CDS encoding DUF3857 domain-containing protein, producing the protein MFPFHLVHADDPNCEVLKFVSRSQVSNNRLSQTDSIIIQINNRSGEKYCEITLNSGKSNPVTNLTAWIEDANGNVIRYLKNKEITESNYYSSMFYTDDYDLKFVLKHNEYPYRICYTYQKSFREFYSIRSWCPVLGLEVPTHTAVLNVSVPEDYKLSILQNDIDPPSISSANGMITRSWNASYDGHYRDEMYSPHPFTFLPVVRIIPVNFRYVTDGSMDSWDSFGKWQCRLIKGLDVLPPEEVARLKVQMGDIKEPDQIISYLYHYMQDNTHYVNVDIGVGGLVPYPASYVVQNKYGDCKALTIYMKALLKAFGIESYYMLVNAGTTITPVFNTTPFQQFNHVILAVPLQSDTMWLENTSASLPCGYLGSFTHNRYGLLVDENESHLISTPALKPEDVRNSSRINFFLNPGDRTTVSYYSEIKGPAFETYCSLIRDYNSNDQNRIIHRLMPFNDFDLIKWQVMRKGRDASTISLMASVTIPDQTHAVGQEFYFSYLPLEIESFESPRIRKLPLQLPYPVSRFDTLVYYIPQGKKVTSFPADKEIRNKFGYYKTSFVNDGNSLVLYREFELYPIEVSIQEYNDFYNFISTVRSEEKQKILFQ
- a CDS encoding alpha/beta hydrolase — translated: MNTPPEILSVPAHGVTLKVTRYPNPGKENIILLHGGPGVPDEMTELAGWLSRHFQVINFEQRGIGTDLKEIGYRMEDYIADINHLADYFRMAKFHLFGHSWGGLYAQLYASRYPEKLLSLFLCSPASGTGSQWEETEKEIFRYNYNRSTLWEWLGMAVNTVLGYMGNKSAYSRLFRQIIINYHKGYNVEPPDEEKLKKITPVSGFNTRKEIRKAKPLPDRINLSCPVIITFGESDAYGNSKHYVLHRFPYATTSVIPHCGHTPWKHNPGGFQKVLSAFYLSAT